In the Leptospira bourretii genome, one interval contains:
- a CDS encoding sensor domain-containing diguanylate cyclase, with protein MESSSSDSTLERILKLQTELTAAKPDVPYLLDRITLRAKEITGSEGAVFELVEGEDLVYRAASGKAEKQIGLRLPVKGSFSGLSLQSRSTLYCVDSEEDDRVNREACRVVGLRSMIVLPLFFDTEVLGVLKVYSSKVGFYSSNDTYVLNMLSGTMAAVLHNAYRWAEKEKSLQSMAYLASHDTLTGIYNRSAFYDGLRKGLSQITNDGSFLTVALFDLDGLKKINDAYGHAAGDFYIVQFAQRLSRLIQNQDILARLGGDEFGLILIHKESKESILYRLEQTRNMVEVEIQFETTKLQIKSSIGISFSSDDGNEPETLVAVADSRLYENKRARKKGENS; from the coding sequence ATGGAAAGCTCCTCTTCTGATTCAACATTAGAAAGAATACTCAAACTCCAAACAGAGTTAACAGCTGCTAAACCAGATGTTCCATATTTATTAGATCGTATCACTCTCCGTGCCAAAGAAATTACTGGATCTGAAGGTGCTGTTTTCGAACTTGTGGAAGGTGAAGATTTGGTTTATCGTGCAGCCAGTGGCAAAGCTGAAAAACAAATTGGACTTAGACTGCCCGTAAAAGGCAGTTTTTCCGGTCTTAGCCTCCAATCAAGATCCACTTTGTATTGTGTCGATTCCGAAGAAGATGATCGAGTCAACCGAGAGGCATGCCGTGTTGTTGGCCTTCGCTCTATGATCGTTCTGCCTTTATTTTTTGATACAGAAGTATTAGGAGTGTTAAAAGTTTATAGTTCTAAAGTCGGTTTTTATTCATCTAACGATACGTATGTGCTAAATATGTTATCTGGTACAATGGCAGCTGTTTTACACAATGCATATCGTTGGGCGGAAAAAGAAAAAAGCCTTCAATCAATGGCATACCTGGCAAGCCACGATACACTCACTGGTATTTACAATCGTTCGGCATTTTATGATGGATTAAGAAAGGGCCTTTCTCAAATTACAAACGATGGATCCTTTTTAACGGTCGCTTTATTTGATTTGGATGGACTCAAAAAAATAAATGATGCCTACGGGCATGCAGCTGGAGATTTTTATATTGTTCAGTTTGCTCAACGACTTTCACGTCTCATCCAAAACCAAGATATTTTGGCAAGGCTCGGCGGAGATGAATTTGGTTTGATTCTCATCCATAAGGAATCCAAAGAATCCATTTTATACCGCTTGGAACAGACAAGAAACATGGTGGAAGTAGAAATTCAATTCGAAACCACCAAACTCCAAATCAAATCCAGTATAGGCATTTCCTTTTCTTCCGATGACGGAAATGAACCTGAAACCTTGGTGGCGGTTGCGGATAGCCGTTTGTACGAAAACAAACGGGCACGAAAAAAAGGAGAAAATTCCTAA
- a CDS encoding YiiX family permuted papain-like enzyme — MDDIKFKLLVLLLIISTNTIFAKSIDTSKLEEGDIIFHESKSEQATAIKLATKSKYTHVGIIFQYGKTFKVLEAIEPVKITDLPKFIGRGTNNHYVIKRISNAKTKLTPETIQKMKEYGNSLLGKHYDLYFEWSDDRIYCTELVWKLYDKFTGIQLGNLKTLRDFDLSSKPVQTLMKKRYGKNIPYVEPVISPVDMFQSNELITVIE; from the coding sequence ATGGATGACATAAAATTTAAACTCCTAGTTTTACTCTTAATTATATCCACAAATACAATATTTGCGAAATCAATCGATACTTCAAAGTTAGAAGAGGGAGATATTATTTTTCATGAATCAAAGTCAGAACAAGCCACAGCAATTAAATTAGCAACGAAATCTAAATACACCCATGTTGGGATTATCTTTCAATATGGAAAAACATTCAAAGTATTAGAAGCCATTGAACCGGTCAAAATCACCGATCTCCCAAAATTCATTGGGAGAGGAACAAACAACCATTATGTGATTAAACGCATCAGTAATGCAAAAACAAAACTGACACCAGAGACCATTCAAAAAATGAAAGAATATGGTAATTCCTTACTTGGTAAACATTATGATCTTTACTTTGAGTGGTCGGATGATCGAATTTATTGTACGGAACTTGTTTGGAAACTTTATGACAAGTTTACAGGCATCCAACTAGGAAATTTAAAAACCTTACGAGACTTTGATTTATCTTCTAAACCAGTCCAAACTCTCATGAAAAAAAGATATGGAAAAAATATTCCGTATGTTGAAC
- a CDS encoding GNAT family N-acetyltransferase, producing the protein MNQNFAIRMVETLDPNSKLCMDRLWEEIQIRYGFQAPNPMDFQDFLSPQGRFFLAEHSVTGEVMGSAAYTKFSDTQCELDAVFVCSQFRKNNVAKSLLSDIEKQARMDHYSSMILRAGAPQPEALSLYKNFGFKEIPAFGKWITDPTAICFEKIIS; encoded by the coding sequence ATGAATCAAAATTTCGCGATTCGAATGGTCGAAACTCTCGATCCAAACTCTAAGCTTTGTATGGACCGGCTATGGGAAGAAATCCAAATTCGATATGGATTCCAAGCACCGAATCCAATGGACTTCCAGGATTTTTTGTCTCCTCAGGGAAGGTTTTTCCTCGCCGAACATTCCGTAACGGGTGAAGTTATGGGATCTGCCGCATATACAAAGTTCAGCGATACGCAATGCGAGTTGGACGCCGTGTTTGTATGTTCCCAGTTTCGAAAAAATAATGTCGCCAAGTCATTGTTAAGTGACATAGAAAAACAAGCGAGAATGGATCATTATTCTTCCATGATTTTACGAGCTGGTGCCCCACAACCAGAGGCATTAAGTCTATATAAAAACTTTGGATTCAAAGAAATTCCCGCTTTTGGTAAATGGATAACAGATCCCACTGCCATCTGTTTTGAGAAAATAATCTCCTGA
- a CDS encoding PAS domain S-box protein, translating into MIPPSSVKGEGKKQELILRQMESLGKLGHWEVDFIHQTLHWSEGVFHILEMDPSSMPVDLEKGYLFVHPEDRELATEHMKEVLEKGISYDLECRLVTTTGKVKYVHSLAEVIRNEKNEPMQIVGIFQDITEQREAYQSLLAQELRLSTILQSEPECVKVVSPDGILVEMNPAGLQMIEASNPEDAIGQKVENLVNPADLKFYQSIHHNALQGIKSSTRFRIIGLKGTERWMESTAVPLENQSGEIISVLSVTRDISEKVIAEEKLIRVKRNQEALINGTSDLIWSLDSNFCLIAANKAFLDVMGFLRGALAKEGDSVLIMSQGEAFYEKWKGYYERGLSGESFKTYERFISPITGKEEHREVFFNPIRNAENNITGLACFSKDITDLMAKRMELVASEKRYRALVENGIDVIAILSTEGRAKYVSPSITKVLGYSESDAMHMNLFDFLHPDDVTKITKRLEDVRHIPIGSSLPSHNFRIKHQDGSWRWVESTITNLIDDESIGGIVDNFHDVTERVFQITAIQTQNEKLKAIAWTQSHIVRNPLARIMGLVDLIKLGTLSREEELRSLDHLLESAKELDNIIQDIVLKSQRVIVP; encoded by the coding sequence ATGATCCCTCCTTCTTCTGTCAAAGGGGAAGGTAAAAAACAAGAACTCATTCTTAGGCAAATGGAAAGTCTTGGAAAACTTGGGCATTGGGAAGTGGATTTTATTCACCAAACTTTACATTGGTCAGAAGGTGTGTTTCATATTTTAGAAATGGACCCTTCTTCTATGCCAGTTGATTTAGAAAAAGGTTATTTATTTGTTCATCCAGAGGATAGGGAACTTGCTACCGAACATATGAAAGAGGTGTTGGAAAAAGGAATCAGTTATGATTTGGAATGCCGACTGGTCACAACAACTGGAAAAGTCAAATATGTGCATTCACTTGCAGAAGTGATTCGAAATGAAAAAAACGAACCCATGCAAATTGTGGGAATTTTCCAAGACATCACCGAACAAAGAGAAGCTTATCAAAGTTTACTCGCACAAGAATTAAGACTCAGTACAATCTTGCAATCCGAACCAGAATGTGTAAAGGTTGTTTCTCCAGATGGGATTCTTGTCGAAATGAACCCTGCTGGTTTACAAATGATCGAAGCAAGTAACCCAGAAGATGCGATTGGACAAAAAGTAGAAAATTTAGTAAACCCTGCTGATTTAAAATTCTATCAATCGATTCATCACAATGCACTCCAAGGAATCAAGTCGAGTACAAGATTTAGAATCATTGGACTGAAAGGAACCGAACGTTGGATGGAAAGTACGGCTGTGCCATTAGAGAACCAATCGGGAGAAATTATTTCTGTTCTCAGTGTGACAAGAGACATATCCGAAAAAGTCATTGCAGAAGAAAAACTCATTCGGGTCAAAAGAAACCAGGAAGCTCTTATCAATGGTACATCAGATTTGATTTGGTCACTTGACTCTAACTTCTGTTTGATTGCCGCCAATAAAGCTTTTTTAGATGTGATGGGATTTCTTCGTGGTGCCCTCGCAAAAGAAGGAGATTCCGTTCTCATCATGAGCCAAGGAGAAGCCTTTTACGAAAAGTGGAAGGGTTATTATGAAAGAGGACTTTCTGGCGAATCATTTAAAACATACGAAAGATTTATAAGTCCCATCACTGGAAAAGAAGAACACAGAGAAGTTTTTTTTAATCCCATTCGCAATGCAGAAAACAATATCACTGGCCTTGCTTGTTTTTCAAAAGACATCACTGATTTGATGGCCAAACGAATGGAACTAGTGGCCAGTGAAAAAAGATACAGAGCTCTCGTAGAAAATGGAATCGATGTGATTGCTATCCTTAGCACAGAAGGTAGAGCAAAATATGTTTCCCCGTCCATTACAAAAGTTTTGGGTTATTCGGAATCCGATGCGATGCACATGAACTTATTCGATTTCCTACATCCAGATGATGTTACAAAAATCACCAAACGATTGGAAGATGTTCGTCACATCCCCATTGGAAGTTCTCTCCCTAGTCATAATTTTAGAATCAAACACCAAGATGGATCATGGAGGTGGGTGGAGTCGACCATTACCAACTTAATCGATGACGAATCCATTGGTGGCATTGTGGATAATTTTCACGATGTGACAGAACGGGTCTTTCAAATCACGGCCATCCAAACTCAAAATGAAAAATTAAAAGCCATCGCTTGGACCCAGTCCCATATTGTGCGAAACCCCTTGGCTCGGATCATGGGTCTTGTTGATTTGATAAAATTGGGTACTTTGTCCAGAGAAGAGGAACTTCGGAGTTTAGACCACTTGTTGGAATCTGCTAAGGAGTTGGATAACATCATTCAAGACATAGTTCTCAAATCCCAAAGAGTCATTGTTCCTTAA
- a CDS encoding alpha/beta hydrolase, whose product MPRVFLSLQESKYTVKFSICMAKSCSLFHNLRQLSAVLLITVSFVLVSCAGRPKYEPKANLGYANFEVYFQEKLAESKRKNHRPGNEERYISFGKKTPLAFLYIHGFGASRAEGEEVMEKLAKKFKANTYLLRLPGHGTNKEDQRDQSFNNYLDASREALYMMQSQGDRVVVFGSSMGGLLATWLASEYPEEVDGLVLANPFYAPVDGSLNILNYPGGLTFIHLLKGKVRSSAHNNNPKVLPERNNFWYPEQYYSALVGVNDLKNYAAVPAVFRKVTSPALLLYYYKSEKEQDPTASVPKMLEGYTNFGLDKTPNPLNRKVVVENGMHVLMSKWVITDKAFIEAQTEKWLTELSKSK is encoded by the coding sequence GTGCCAAGGGTTTTTCTCTCTTTACAAGAAAGCAAATACACTGTAAAATTTTCCATTTGTATGGCTAAATCGTGTTCTTTATTCCACAACCTCCGACAGCTGTCTGCTGTTCTCCTCATCACCGTTTCCTTTGTCCTAGTTTCCTGTGCGGGTCGTCCCAAATACGAACCAAAGGCAAACTTAGGTTATGCGAACTTTGAAGTTTACTTCCAAGAGAAGTTAGCCGAGAGTAAACGTAAAAACCATAGACCAGGAAATGAAGAACGTTATATCAGTTTTGGTAAAAAAACTCCCCTAGCATTTTTATACATTCATGGGTTTGGTGCTTCTCGTGCAGAAGGAGAAGAGGTAATGGAAAAATTGGCCAAAAAATTTAAAGCCAATACCTACCTACTACGTCTGCCGGGTCACGGAACCAACAAAGAAGACCAAAGAGACCAAAGCTTTAACAACTATTTAGATGCATCTCGGGAAGCATTATATATGATGCAGTCCCAAGGGGATCGTGTGGTTGTGTTTGGAAGTTCGATGGGAGGCCTTCTTGCGACTTGGCTTGCTTCTGAATACCCTGAAGAAGTGGATGGACTCGTATTAGCAAATCCATTTTACGCACCTGTGGATGGAAGTTTGAATATACTCAACTATCCCGGTGGACTTACCTTCATTCATTTGCTCAAAGGAAAAGTCAGATCCTCCGCCCACAATAACAATCCTAAGGTGTTGCCAGAACGAAATAACTTTTGGTATCCAGAACAATACTATTCAGCCCTTGTGGGTGTGAATGATTTAAAAAACTATGCAGCAGTTCCTGCTGTGTTTCGCAAAGTAACATCTCCCGCATTACTCTTGTACTACTATAAAAGTGAAAAAGAACAAGACCCAACGGCCAGTGTTCCTAAAATGTTAGAAGGTTATACTAACTTTGGATTAGATAAAACTCCAAATCCACTCAACCGAAAGGTGGTCGTGGAAAATGGAATGCATGTTCTGATGTCGAAATGGGTGATCACAGACAAAGCTTTTATTGAGGCCCAAACAGAAAAATGGCTCACAGAACTTTCTAAGTCGAAGTAA
- a CDS encoding acyl-CoA dehydrogenase family protein: MYSQFTEQQLEIRDLVRNFVKKEIPHEVALHWDEKNQHPTELINKMRSELGINGLVIPEEYGGWGLGAIEQCLAIEELSRGCLGIALGFAYTGLGILPILKGATHEQKLKWLPEIADGKFGVSFCLSEPGAGSDVPGMTTRAEKKGDKWIINGAKQWITGASDAQAFTVFAYTDKNRGTRGVSCFYVPRNAKGLTVGKKEDKLGIRASSTHQVIFEDCEVGEDALVGKENLGFVYALQTLNASRPFVAVMGVGVAQAALDHAARYAREREQFGVKIGTFQAVQHMLADMSIKVETAREITYKAARLSDANDPNLPKYSAIAKAYASECAVQCATDAVQIFGGYGYTKEYPVEKLMRDSKILTIFEGTTQIQKNEIAAYVIKEAASKKD, encoded by the coding sequence ATGTATAGCCAATTCACAGAGCAACAACTTGAAATCAGAGATTTAGTTCGTAACTTCGTTAAAAAAGAAATCCCGCATGAAGTCGCATTGCACTGGGATGAGAAAAACCAACACCCAACAGAACTCATCAATAAAATGCGTTCGGAACTTGGAATTAACGGTCTTGTCATTCCAGAAGAATACGGTGGATGGGGACTTGGTGCGATAGAACAGTGTTTAGCCATCGAGGAACTTTCTCGTGGATGCCTTGGAATCGCATTAGGATTTGCTTACACTGGTCTTGGAATCCTTCCAATTCTAAAAGGTGCGACTCACGAACAAAAATTAAAATGGCTTCCTGAAATTGCGGACGGAAAGTTCGGAGTTTCTTTCTGTTTGTCTGAGCCAGGTGCTGGTTCTGACGTTCCTGGTATGACCACTCGTGCTGAGAAAAAAGGCGACAAATGGATCATCAATGGTGCAAAACAATGGATCACTGGTGCTTCTGATGCACAGGCCTTTACTGTATTTGCTTATACTGATAAAAACCGTGGAACTCGTGGAGTTTCTTGTTTCTACGTTCCACGTAACGCAAAAGGTCTTACTGTTGGTAAAAAAGAAGATAAACTCGGAATTAGAGCATCTTCCACTCACCAAGTGATCTTTGAAGATTGTGAAGTAGGTGAAGACGCACTCGTAGGAAAAGAAAACCTCGGTTTCGTTTACGCTCTCCAAACTTTGAATGCTTCTCGTCCATTCGTAGCAGTTATGGGTGTGGGTGTGGCACAAGCAGCACTTGACCATGCAGCTCGTTACGCTCGTGAAAGAGAACAGTTCGGTGTTAAAATCGGAACTTTCCAAGCAGTGCAACACATGTTAGCTGATATGTCTATCAAAGTAGAAACTGCAAGAGAAATCACTTACAAAGCAGCTCGTCTTTCTGATGCAAACGATCCTAACCTTCCAAAATACTCTGCGATTGCTAAAGCATACGCTTCTGAATGTGCGGTTCAGTGTGCTACTGACGCAGTTCAAATTTTTGGTGGATACGGATACACGAAAGAGTATCCAGTTGAGAAGTTAATGAGAGATTCTAAAATCCTCACGATCTTCGAAGGAACGACTCAAATCCAAAAGAACGAAATTGCAGCTTACGTAATTAAAGAAGCAGCTTCTAAAAAAGACTAA
- a CDS encoding DUF6962 family protein: MVFSTFLSDLILSLVSLAMAYRFVGKPSIPSRSALYGFAIIGISAGLGSIHFLGINTLDSIYRFFVGLSGCVGVPLLGLAFFHFTFRSLSEKTFFLFITVAFLLYLAFSYLYPLGIYSTVVGGIAMFIILISSLVRFPRKSNAAIMGIIGSVLFIVAGLVIGTKGSTGSILNVDIFHILLAIANYCIAEGIRKLS; this comes from the coding sequence ATGGTTTTCTCAACTTTCCTCTCAGACTTAATTCTTTCCTTAGTGTCCTTGGCGATGGCTTACCGATTTGTAGGAAAGCCTTCTATTCCCTCTCGTTCCGCCCTTTATGGATTTGCCATCATCGGAATTTCTGCTGGTCTTGGTTCGATTCATTTTCTTGGGATCAATACACTGGATTCTATCTATCGTTTTTTTGTGGGTTTGTCGGGTTGTGTGGGTGTTCCTCTTTTGGGACTCGCTTTTTTCCACTTCACTTTTCGTTCTTTATCGGAAAAAACTTTTTTCCTCTTCATAACTGTCGCATTTCTTCTTTACTTAGCATTTTCTTATCTCTACCCACTGGGTATTTACTCGACAGTCGTTGGTGGAATTGCTATGTTCATCATCCTCATTAGTTCGCTAGTTCGTTTCCCAAGAAAATCAAATGCAGCAATCATGGGAATCATTGGTTCGGTTTTATTTATTGTTGCTGGTCTTGTGATTGGTACGAAGGGATCTACAGGGTCTATCCTGAACGTTGATATCTTTCATATCTTACTTGCGATTGCCAATTATTGTATCGCAGAGGGAATTCGCAAATTAAGCTAG
- a CDS encoding SDR family NAD(P)-dependent oxidoreductase codes for MKASKERIALVTGANRGIGKQVSIDLAKQGIYVLIGARNPGEAEDTLAAVKAVGKGEILSLDVSKEQSISEALDTITGSFGKLDILVNNAGIFADPGSFFDTTSEDLHRTLLVNLYGPLRLIQTFLPMMIQNDFGRIVNVSSGMGQLSDMGGGYPAYRISKTAINALTNVASGEAVGKNIKINSVCPGWVKTDMGGASATRPVEKGAETIVWAATLPDNGPTGKFFRDQKEIPW; via the coding sequence ATGAAAGCATCCAAGGAACGCATCGCACTTGTCACTGGGGCCAACCGAGGGATAGGGAAACAAGTCTCCATCGATCTTGCAAAACAAGGAATCTATGTTCTGATTGGAGCTAGAAATCCGGGAGAGGCCGAAGATACTTTAGCGGCAGTAAAAGCTGTAGGCAAAGGGGAAATCCTTTCTCTTGATGTTTCGAAAGAACAAAGCATCAGCGAGGCTCTTGACACCATCACAGGGAGTTTCGGTAAATTAGACATCCTCGTAAACAATGCGGGAATCTTTGCCGATCCCGGTTCCTTCTTTGATACCACAAGCGAAGACTTACATAGAACCCTTCTTGTGAATCTTTACGGTCCCCTTCGATTGATCCAAACTTTTCTACCTATGATGATTCAGAATGATTTTGGTCGTATTGTCAATGTTAGTTCAGGCATGGGACAACTTTCTGATATGGGCGGTGGGTATCCCGCCTACCGTATCTCTAAAACAGCCATCAATGCCCTCACCAATGTAGCAAGCGGGGAAGCTGTGGGTAAAAATATTAAAATCAATTCGGTTTGTCCTGGTTGGGTAAAAACCGATATGGGTGGTGCCAGTGCCACAAGGCCTGTCGAAAAAGGGGCAGAGACTATCGTTTGGGCTGCCACCTTACCGGATAATGGGCCTACGGGAAAATTCTTTCGGGATCAAAAAGAAATCCCTTGGTAG